The Gimibacter soli genome includes a region encoding these proteins:
- the gspK gene encoding type II secretion system minor pseudopilin GspK — MKPEAPMANDRGAVLITVLLMVALMSVIAVGLSGRVSALIARQHLIETGSAAREAALSAETLAKAVLRQSFALNNNRTTLDAPWARPAHFMTEAGRIDGQISDGGNCFNLNSLVSGEGSIRQSNPAAQAEFARLMALLGLNPAEAEAIAAAAADWIDGDTRPNPRGAEDYDYMAASVPHRAGNTLMADVSEFRAVKGVTPAVYSLLRPYLCALPVTDPAPLNVNTLMPAAAPVVAALFPTDPDLGRIMDAIASRPAAGYGAPEEFWRLPPFRSLTVGDEIKARTSVRSRFFMLVAAVSHADARITLTALFDATGKDDVRLVSRRFGDEE; from the coding sequence ATGAAACCCGAAGCCCCCATGGCAAACGACCGCGGTGCTGTGCTGATCACTGTTCTTCTGATGGTGGCCTTGATGTCGGTCATCGCCGTCGGCCTGTCGGGTCGCGTTTCAGCGCTCATCGCCCGCCAACATCTCATCGAGACAGGCTCTGCCGCGCGGGAAGCGGCCTTGTCTGCCGAGACCTTGGCAAAAGCCGTGCTGCGCCAGTCTTTCGCGCTGAACAACAACCGCACCACGCTTGACGCGCCCTGGGCGCGGCCAGCCCATTTCATGACCGAAGCAGGCCGTATCGACGGCCAGATTTCGGATGGCGGCAATTGTTTCAATCTCAATAGCCTCGTCTCCGGCGAAGGGTCGATCCGGCAATCGAACCCGGCCGCGCAGGCCGAGTTTGCCCGACTGATGGCGCTCCTCGGCCTCAACCCGGCCGAAGCCGAAGCGATTGCCGCCGCTGCCGCCGACTGGATCGACGGCGATACCCGCCCCAATCCGCGCGGGGCGGAGGATTATGACTATATGGCCGCCAGTGTGCCCCACCGCGCCGGCAACACGCTGATGGCGGATGTCAGCGAATTTCGCGCCGTGAAGGGGGTCACGCCCGCCGTCTATAGCCTGCTGCGCCCCTATCTGTGCGCGCTGCCGGTGACCGACCCCGCGCCCCTCAATGTGAATACGCTGATGCCCGCTGCCGCCCCCGTGGTCGCCGCCCTGTTCCCCACTGACCCCGATCTTGGCCGCATCATGGATGCCATCGCCTCGCGCCCGGCGGCTGGCTATGGCGCGCCGGAAGAATTCTGGCGACTACCTCCCTTCCGGAGCCTGACGGTCGGGGACGAGATCAAGGCGCGCACCAGTGTGCGTTCCCGCTTTTTCATGCTTGTTGCTGCCGTCAGCCATGCAGATGCCCGCATCACGCTGACCGCCCTTTTTGATGCGACGGGCAAGGACGATGTTCGCCTTGTCAGCCGCCGGTTCGGAGACGAAGAATGA
- a CDS encoding prepilin-type N-terminal cleavage/methylation domain-containing protein, with the protein MGGRRASSDAGFTLVEVMVTVALMALASAAVVLTLPRLNPSPEATAEATRDRLADIAARAVIGGEIMGVEVDHDGLTPLYRRDGRWVEAGPRWIAEGAGLALEGIPAEKGEDGTPRLPDLWFTPAGDARSFRLRIERDGDTVLLTGDEQGQMRLTGEKP; encoded by the coding sequence ATGGGTGGCAGGCGGGCATCCAGTGACGCGGGCTTCACGCTCGTTGAGGTGATGGTCACCGTCGCTCTGATGGCGCTTGCCTCGGCGGCTGTTGTCCTCACCCTGCCACGCCTGAACCCGAGCCCTGAAGCGACCGCAGAGGCCACCCGCGACCGCCTTGCCGATATCGCCGCCCGCGCGGTGATCGGCGGCGAGATCATGGGCGTGGAGGTCGACCATGACGGCCTGACACCGCTCTATCGCCGCGACGGCCGCTGGGTCGAGGCTGGTCCACGCTGGATCGCCGAAGGGGCAGGCCTCGCCCTTGAAGGCATCCCGGCGGAAAAGGGCGAAGACGGCACCCCTCGCCTGCCGGACCTCTGGTTCACGCCGGCGGGCGATGCCAGATCATTCCGCCTCCGTATCGAACGAGACGGTGACACGGTACTCCTCACGGGCGACGAACAGGGGCAGATGCGCCTGACGGGAGAGAAGCCGTGA
- the gspF gene encoding type II secretion system inner membrane protein GspF → MPAFDFEALDTDGRVKRGVLSADSARGAAKALKDRALLPVKIEPAAKTGGEAKSFGLRSGRLSHRDITLVTRQLSTLIGAATPVEEALKTVAEQAEKPLVKRVLLDARTGVSEGRKLSAALATTNAGFDRLYVALVAAGEGSGSLGPVMERLADHLEKAQAMRGKVTAALVYPICLAVTAFLVVTMLMSFVVPKVVDQFSHMGATLPALTRVMIALSAFMREVGPFLLVAAVIAAAAFARALKSSAFRLKVDAFLLRLPLVGKLIRSLAAARLARTLATLIASGVPVLDGMKAAEAVIGNGVIRQAVGAMRDRITNGASLSAALRSEAVLPAIVTHMAAAGENSGALHTLLAKAADYLEAEFERFTSTVLGLLEPAIIIVMGGIVTLIVLSILLPILQLNTLAFG, encoded by the coding sequence ATGCCTGCCTTCGATTTCGAAGCCCTGGATACAGATGGCCGCGTCAAGCGCGGGGTCCTTTCCGCCGATAGCGCGCGGGGGGCCGCGAAGGCGCTGAAGGACCGCGCCCTGTTGCCCGTCAAGATCGAGCCCGCCGCCAAAACCGGTGGCGAGGCGAAAAGCTTCGGTTTGCGCTCGGGCCGCCTGTCGCACCGGGATATCACCCTTGTCACCCGCCAGCTTTCGACGCTGATCGGTGCCGCCACCCCGGTTGAGGAAGCGCTGAAGACCGTGGCCGAACAGGCCGAGAAGCCGCTCGTCAAGCGCGTGCTTCTGGATGCCCGCACGGGCGTGAGCGAAGGCCGCAAGCTTTCAGCCGCCCTCGCCACCACGAACGCAGGGTTCGACCGGCTCTATGTGGCGCTTGTGGCCGCCGGGGAAGGCTCCGGCAGCCTCGGCCCCGTGATGGAACGGCTCGCCGATCATCTGGAAAAGGCGCAGGCGATGCGCGGCAAGGTGACAGCCGCACTCGTCTATCCCATCTGCCTTGCTGTCACTGCCTTTCTGGTCGTCACCATGCTGATGAGTTTCGTGGTGCCCAAGGTGGTCGATCAGTTCAGCCACATGGGCGCCACCCTCCCGGCCCTCACGCGCGTCATGATCGCGCTTTCCGCTTTCATGCGGGAAGTTGGCCCCTTCCTGCTGGTGGCTGCCGTAATCGCCGCCGCCGCTTTCGCCCGTGCCCTTAAAAGCTCCGCCTTCCGGCTGAAGGTCGATGCCTTCCTGTTGCGCCTGCCGCTGGTTGGCAAGCTGATCCGCTCGCTCGCCGCCGCCCGCCTTGCCCGCACGCTTGCCACCCTTATCGCCTCCGGCGTGCCGGTGTTGGATGGCATGAAAGCGGCAGAAGCTGTTATCGGCAACGGTGTGATCCGGCAGGCGGTGGGCGCCATGCGCGACCGCATCACCAATGGCGCCAGCCTTTCGGCTGCCCTCAGGAGTGAAGCCGTACTCCCGGCCATCGTCACCCACATGGCGGCTGCGGGCGAAAACTCGGGCGCGCTCCACACCCTCCTCGCCAAGGCGGCGGACTATCTGGAAGCCGAGTTTGAGCGCTTCACCTCCACCGTCCTCGGGCTTCTGGAGCCCGCCATCATCATTGTCATGGGCGGGATCGTCACGCTGATCGTGCTCTCGATCCTTCTGCCCATCCTGCAGCTCAACACGCTCGCCTTCGGCTGA
- the gspL gene encoding type II secretion system protein GspL: MTDPVLILIADPTDPGAWRWARVGADGRLIASGTGDSASLPGKGDERVVLVLAGEAVRGRRIDLPAKTDAQARAALPYLLGDELGDSARSLHFVLDTGGAGERSVYWTEAAPLAARLAALEARDLTPDLITADFIALPATITPYALADGERAIRVAPEPTEGYAADLGLLSLLDPDLPAEALMPVRLDGLASRLAEGIARYSGPDFRQGAFAPRRAWGEIWLVWQRAAVLALALLVLAGAVVLAEGFKARSLADETDAATQAALRDAFPDVRGLPHLQSRLKALRGTGADPFLALSARLFAAAETVDGVMVNGLRFDRSEGRLSAAISAASFGDIERLKAAVAERGATFTEGASRQEGGRIISEITIGERP; encoded by the coding sequence ATGACCGACCCAGTCCTGATCCTGATCGCGGACCCCACCGACCCCGGCGCGTGGCGCTGGGCGCGGGTCGGGGCAGATGGTCGCCTGATTGCCTCCGGCACCGGTGATAGCGCCAGTCTGCCCGGCAAGGGTGACGAGCGTGTCGTGCTGGTGCTGGCGGGTGAAGCCGTGCGGGGCCGCCGGATCGACCTTCCTGCCAAAACCGACGCGCAGGCCCGCGCGGCCCTCCCTTATCTTCTGGGCGATGAACTGGGTGACAGTGCCCGCAGCCTGCATTTTGTGCTGGATACGGGCGGCGCCGGCGAGCGTTCGGTTTACTGGACGGAAGCAGCCCCGCTCGCGGCGCGCTTGGCGGCCCTTGAAGCCCGCGACCTGACGCCGGACCTGATCACCGCCGATTTCATCGCCCTGCCCGCCACCATCACGCCTTACGCACTGGCGGACGGGGAACGCGCCATCCGCGTGGCGCCGGAGCCGACCGAAGGCTATGCCGCGGACCTCGGCCTTTTGTCGCTGCTGGACCCCGACCTTCCAGCCGAAGCCCTGATGCCCGTCCGGCTGGACGGCCTTGCCTCCCGCCTTGCGGAAGGGATCGCCCGTTATAGCGGCCCCGATTTCCGGCAGGGTGCCTTCGCGCCGCGCCGTGCGTGGGGTGAAATCTGGCTGGTGTGGCAACGCGCTGCGGTGCTGGCCTTGGCGCTTCTCGTTCTCGCGGGCGCCGTGGTGCTGGCCGAAGGCTTCAAGGCCCGCAGTCTAGCGGACGAGACTGACGCGGCAACACAAGCGGCACTGCGCGATGCCTTCCCCGATGTGCGCGGCCTGCCGCACCTGCAATCGCGGCTCAAAGCCTTGCGTGGCACTGGCGCTGACCCGTTCCTCGCGCTTTCCGCCCGGCTGTTCGCGGCTGCTGAAACGGTGGACGGCGTGATGGTGAACGGCCTGCGCTTTGACCGGAGCGAAGGGCGCCTTTCAGCGGCCATCAGTGCTGCGAGCTTCGGCGATATCGAACGCCTGAAAGCGGCAGTGGCCGAGCGCGGCGCCACCTTCACCGAAGGCGCTTCCCGGCAGGAAGGTGGCCGCATCATCAGCGAAATCACGATCGGAGAACGGCCATGA
- a CDS encoding transporter substrate-binding domain-containing protein, producing MRIPLRIVSCLMASLWLYALPATAEDKLPVVDIYLDRGTEVLIRKDRDRYAVAAVDKLKRFMDRTGLRYRLRYLPWSRAMRLIEKNPKALIYQLLRTPEREERFHWIMQVFDGDALHLIALDTTPEARLKLPEILKGNTLIGCQKATAHCDVVRKLGVSEERIMEVPAAVPTALEQMLLRQRVDFIIAYKSTARSNFDALGEDPARAVFITPLDSSDDYLAAPAGIDPAILAKLLAVPLADFPLLETPSR from the coding sequence ATGCGGATACCGCTGCGTATTGTTTCCTGCCTGATGGCCAGCCTCTGGCTCTATGCTTTGCCGGCAACTGCCGAGGATAAGCTGCCGGTCGTCGATATCTATCTGGACCGCGGGACAGAAGTCCTCATACGCAAGGACCGGGACCGTTACGCCGTTGCAGCGGTCGACAAGCTGAAACGCTTCATGGACCGCACCGGGCTCAGATACCGGCTGCGATACCTGCCGTGGTCGCGCGCCATGCGGCTTATCGAAAAGAACCCGAAAGCGCTGATCTACCAGTTGCTGCGCACACCGGAACGGGAAGAACGCTTCCACTGGATCATGCAGGTATTTGACGGCGACGCCCTCCACCTGATCGCGCTCGACACCACCCCGGAAGCCCGGCTGAAGCTGCCGGAAATTCTGAAGGGCAATACGCTGATCGGCTGCCAGAAAGCGACCGCGCACTGTGATGTGGTACGCAAGCTTGGCGTCTCCGAAGAACGGATCATGGAAGTCCCGGCGGCTGTGCCGACAGCACTCGAGCAGATGCTGCTGCGCCAGCGCGTGGATTTCATCATCGCCTATAAAAGCACCGCGCGAAGCAATTTCGATGCGCTTGGCGAAGATCCGGCGCGCGCCGTTTTCATCACACCACTCGACAGTTCAGACGACTATCTGGCCGCTCCGGCCGGTATCGATCCCGCCATTCTGGCCAAGCTTTTGGCTGTGCCGCTGGCTGACTTTCCGCTCCTTGAAACACCGTCGCGGTGA
- the gspN gene encoding type II secretion system protein N → MNQRTLLATGLAAFAIGLVACLPLSLFLPASGQDGLHYNGASGTVWQGGSVTGVRYKGVPVGTVDIEPSISALLTGAIGGDIRVRGSFLNGTGHVSAGDGIVAQDASLRVALAGLQLPLPLDGALELAGFNARIEGDRCVEASGNVRLVADLAGNAGLLPPLRGTAACEDGQLVLRLQGAARGTNLGLAAWIAPVGGYHLTADLATTEADIRRVLPYMGFVQAGNSFKLEIKGRWQGD, encoded by the coding sequence TTGAACCAGCGGACACTCCTCGCCACCGGCCTCGCAGCTTTCGCCATCGGCCTTGTTGCCTGCCTGCCCCTTTCCCTTTTCCTGCCTGCTTCAGGGCAGGATGGTCTCCATTATAACGGGGCAAGCGGCACGGTGTGGCAGGGCGGCAGCGTTACGGGTGTGCGTTACAAAGGCGTGCCGGTTGGCACTGTCGATATCGAGCCCTCGATAAGCGCCTTGCTGACCGGTGCCATCGGCGGTGACATCCGGGTGCGGGGCAGCTTCCTGAATGGCACGGGCCATGTTTCTGCGGGCGACGGGATCGTGGCGCAGGATGCGTCGCTCCGCGTTGCCCTTGCCGGGCTGCAACTTCCCTTGCCGCTGGATGGTGCCCTTGAGCTGGCCGGTTTCAACGCCCGCATCGAAGGCGACCGCTGCGTCGAGGCCTCGGGCAATGTCCGCCTTGTTGCTGATCTTGCAGGCAATGCTGGCCTGCTGCCCCCGCTGCGCGGCACAGCGGCGTGCGAGGATGGCCAGCTTGTCCTCCGCCTGCAGGGCGCTGCCCGCGGCACCAATCTCGGGTTAGCCGCATGGATTGCCCCCGTCGGCGGCTACCACCTCACGGCGGACCTTGCCACGACAGAGGCTGACATCCGCCGGGTTCTCCCCTATATGGGCTTTGTTCAGGCCGGGAATAGCTTTAAGCTCGAGATCAAAGGCCGCTGGCAGGGGGATTGA
- a CDS encoding type II secretion system protein M, which produces MTAALKPVTGWWNGLSPREHLMLGGLGIIVTLLILWYAIAAPLLAWRAEGIDTLDAARRDAAFVESAIAEAATLGTTQPKVATGDLRASISESALARGVPISRLQPEAAGGINVWVEGVTPTLLYAWLAEIEKTYGIGTARAVISRAADGGGLTVQLLLTGAGY; this is translated from the coding sequence ATGACTGCAGCCCTCAAGCCCGTCACCGGCTGGTGGAACGGCCTGTCGCCGCGCGAACATCTGATGCTTGGCGGCCTTGGCATCATCGTCACGTTGCTGATCCTCTGGTATGCCATCGCCGCCCCGCTCCTTGCATGGCGTGCTGAAGGGATCGACACGCTGGATGCCGCCCGTCGCGATGCCGCCTTCGTTGAAAGCGCGATTGCCGAGGCTGCAACCCTTGGCACCACCCAGCCCAAGGTGGCAACCGGCGATTTGCGCGCCAGCATTTCCGAAAGTGCGCTCGCCCGCGGTGTGCCGATCAGCCGCCTACAGCCCGAAGCGGCGGGCGGGATCAATGTCTGGGTTGAAGGTGTCACACCGACGCTTCTCTATGCCTGGCTTGCCGAAATCGAAAAGACCTACGGCATCGGTACGGCCCGCGCCGTCATCTCCCGCGCTGCCGATGGTGGCGGCCTCACTGTGCAATTGCTGCTGACAGGGGCGGGGTATTGA
- the gspE gene encoding type II secretion system ATPase GspE yields MTDMAATSLSYAFAKAHGLVRLPDDGTGGMRLGMRGRAAPTALLEARRVLGRAFQVEPLDDTAFDRWLSDLYGADTMARAALADELGSEQAPGLDGLIDDRPDVADLLDSEDDAPLIRLINSMIAEAAKRHASDIHIEPYESRLSIRFRIDGVLAEIMELPARLTPSFTSRLKVMARLDIAEKRVPQDGRISLTLGGRVIDVRVSTLPSRHGERVVLRLLDRSAARFDIEALGMEDETLDGFKTALAEPNGILLVTGPTGSGKTTTLYAGLSLLNDTSRNILTVEDPVEYALEGIGQTQVNAKVGMTFAAGLRAILRQDPDVVMVGEIRDMETAEIAVQASLTGHLVLSTVHTNSAAGAITRLRDMGVEPFLLATSVKAILAQRLVRRLCDHCKAPYDADKAERAAVGKPKKKDLTLYKACGCSACNNTGYQGRIGLYELITIDETIQKLIHDDATEAEIAAHAFKGRDTLSEAGAKLVRKGMTTIEEVMRVVRAHGDA; encoded by the coding sequence ATGACCGACATGGCCGCCACAAGCCTCAGCTACGCCTTCGCGAAGGCGCATGGGCTGGTGCGCCTGCCGGATGATGGCACCGGCGGCATGCGGCTTGGCATGCGCGGGCGGGCAGCCCCCACAGCCCTTCTCGAGGCCCGCCGGGTGCTTGGTCGCGCCTTTCAGGTGGAACCGCTCGATGACACCGCGTTCGACCGCTGGCTTTCGGACCTCTATGGTGCCGACACCATGGCCCGCGCGGCGCTTGCTGACGAGCTCGGCAGCGAGCAGGCGCCAGGCCTTGATGGCCTTATCGACGACCGCCCGGACGTGGCCGACCTGCTGGACAGCGAAGACGACGCTCCACTCATCCGGCTGATCAACAGCATGATCGCCGAAGCGGCCAAGCGCCATGCCTCCGACATCCATATCGAGCCCTATGAAAGCCGCCTTTCGATCCGTTTCAGGATCGACGGCGTACTCGCTGAAATCATGGAACTGCCAGCCCGGCTGACGCCAAGCTTCACCTCGCGCCTCAAGGTCATGGCGCGGCTTGATATCGCCGAGAAACGGGTGCCGCAGGACGGGCGCATCTCGTTGACCCTCGGCGGCCGGGTGATTGACGTGCGGGTCTCCACCCTTCCCTCGCGGCACGGCGAACGGGTGGTGCTGCGCCTGCTGGATCGTTCCGCCGCGCGCTTCGACATCGAGGCACTGGGCATGGAAGACGAAACGCTGGATGGCTTCAAGACGGCCCTTGCCGAACCGAACGGCATCCTCCTTGTCACTGGCCCCACGGGCTCGGGCAAGACAACCACGCTTTATGCCGGGCTTTCGCTCCTCAACGACACCAGCCGCAATATCCTGACCGTGGAAGACCCCGTCGAATATGCGCTTGAAGGCATCGGGCAGACGCAGGTGAATGCCAAGGTCGGCATGACTTTCGCGGCAGGCCTGCGCGCCATCCTCAGGCAAGACCCTGACGTGGTGATGGTCGGCGAAATTCGCGACATGGAAACCGCCGAGATTGCGGTGCAGGCGAGCCTCACCGGTCACCTCGTGCTATCAACCGTTCACACCAACAGTGCCGCCGGCGCCATCACGCGGCTGCGCGATATGGGGGTCGAGCCCTTCCTGCTGGCGACCAGCGTCAAGGCGATCCTCGCCCAGCGGCTGGTGAGACGCCTGTGCGACCATTGCAAGGCCCCCTATGACGCCGACAAGGCCGAGCGCGCCGCCGTTGGCAAACCCAAGAAGAAAGACCTGACGCTCTACAAGGCCTGCGGCTGCAGCGCCTGCAACAACACGGGCTATCAGGGCCGGATCGGGCTTTACGAGCTGATCACGATTGATGAGACGATCCAGAAGCTGATCCATGACGACGCCACCGAGGCCGAGATTGCCGCCCATGCCTTCAAGGGCCGCGATACCCTTTCGGAAGCGGGCGCCAAACTGGTGCGCAAGGGCATGACGACCATCGAAGAAGTGATGCGCGTGGTGCGCGCGCATGGGGATGCCTGA
- the gspI gene encoding type II secretion system minor pseudopilin GspI, with product MSRHSWNPFVLRSPVRGVSKDTPLARSSRRGHAAPQTERSNVESGFTLIEVLVGLAVFSIAALALLSATRESVRHAVALDARLGADIVADNRLVEVLSAPEPATAGQRTGTVDLGGRRYDWAERVRPLEGFGVMQVEVSVREAGSEQVIANASGLREVSR from the coding sequence GTGAGCCGCCATTCCTGGAATCCGTTCGTCCTGAGGAGCCCCGTAAGGGGCGTCTCGAAGGACACGCCGCTTGCCCGGTCTTCGAGACGCGGCCATGCCGCTCCTCAGACCGAACGGAGCAACGTGGAATCAGGTTTCACCCTTATCGAAGTGCTTGTCGGGCTTGCCGTCTTTTCGATCGCGGCCCTCGCGCTCCTGTCCGCAACGCGGGAAAGCGTGCGCCATGCCGTGGCACTTGATGCCCGCCTTGGCGCCGATATCGTGGCCGACAACCGGCTGGTTGAAGTGTTGAGTGCGCCCGAGCCCGCCACCGCCGGGCAGCGCACCGGCACGGTCGATCTCGGCGGTCGTCGCTACGATTGGGCCGAACGGGTCCGTCCCCTTGAAGGCTTCGGCGTGATGCAGGTTGAGGTTTCGGTGCGCGAGGCGGGCAGCGAACAGGTAATCGCCAACGCGTCGGGCCTTCGGGAGGTATCGCGGTGA
- the gspJ gene encoding type II secretion system minor pseudopilin GspJ — MTRQPSDAGFTLIETLVALAVFAILAAGTTTLIGQSLRTRDAVGDATNAQAELTLARAILKDDLLSAVARPARDKFGGATPVSLSAGSVEADAPLLSLVRRGRANPGMAEDRTSLLYVEYRFENGALVRRTRARVDATPETPVSDRVLLTGLEAARFEILGAGGWVGNWKAGDLTAGGLPIAVALVTDAAKDGSLRQLFLVSGEVRR, encoded by the coding sequence GTGACACGCCAGCCTTCAGACGCCGGTTTCACGCTCATCGAAACGCTCGTCGCCCTTGCTGTCTTTGCCATTCTGGCGGCCGGCACCACAACACTGATCGGGCAAAGCTTGCGCACCCGTGACGCGGTCGGTGACGCCACCAACGCCCAGGCCGAACTGACGCTCGCCCGCGCCATATTGAAGGATGATCTTCTTTCTGCCGTCGCACGCCCGGCCCGCGACAAGTTCGGCGGCGCGACACCCGTTTCCCTCTCTGCTGGCAGCGTGGAGGCGGACGCACCGCTCCTGTCGCTAGTGCGCCGGGGCCGCGCCAATCCGGGCATGGCAGAGGACCGCACCAGCCTTCTTTATGTCGAATACCGGTTCGAAAATGGCGCCCTTGTCCGCCGCACCCGTGCCCGCGTCGATGCCACGCCGGAAACACCGGTGAGCGACCGCGTGCTGCTGACCGGACTTGAAGCCGCAAGGTTCGAAATACTCGGCGCCGGGGGCTGGGTCGGCAACTGGAAGGCCGGTGACCTGACGGCCGGCGGCTTGCCGATTGCCGTCGCACTTGTCACCGATGCCGCCAAGGATGGCTCTTTGCGGCAGCTTTTCCTCGTCAGCGGCGAGGTGCGGCGATGA
- the gspG gene encoding type II secretion system major pseudopilin GspG, which yields MLKTLLKKLRKQAAKDEGFTLVEVMVVIVIIGLLATVVVINVLPSQDKAMVEKARADILILEQALEMYKLDNLTYPTTDQGLEALVTPPAGLSRPERYRPGGYIKRLPDDPWGNAYQYATPGEHGSVDIFSLGADGRMGGADLAADIGNWKG from the coding sequence ATGCTGAAAACGCTGCTGAAGAAACTGAGAAAACAGGCTGCAAAGGACGAGGGTTTCACCCTTGTTGAAGTGATGGTGGTGATCGTCATCATCGGGCTTCTGGCCACGGTCGTTGTCATCAACGTGCTGCCAAGTCAGGACAAGGCAATGGTCGAAAAGGCCCGCGCCGATATCCTGATCCTCGAGCAGGCGCTGGAGATGTACAAGCTTGATAACCTGACTTATCCGACCACGGATCAGGGTCTTGAAGCGCTTGTCACCCCGCCCGCCGGCCTCTCGCGCCCCGAACGCTACCGCCCCGGCGGCTATATCAAGCGCCTGCCGGACGACCCGTGGGGCAATGCCTACCAGTATGCCACCCCCGGCGAGCATGGGTCGGTCGATATCTTCTCGCTCGGCGCCGATGGTCGCATGGGCGGGGCCGACCTTGCGGCCGACATCGGCAACTGGAAGGGATGA